In the Paroedura picta isolate Pp20150507F chromosome 15, Ppicta_v3.0, whole genome shotgun sequence genome, one interval contains:
- the AGMAT gene encoding guanidino acid hydrolase, mitochondrial, whose translation MASLRLLGRKVQFQMLVCKKNSFLGARGLSGTFPAANFKSPCGQSSREVRTEAGSVRPGSLPGSRLRSIFSERFAPQRSFSGFNLPPSSELVARPVGICSLFKLPIRTTAEGLDAAFVGVPLDTGTSNRPGARFGPRHIRAESVLVRPFNPSTGASPFHSLKVADIGDVNVNLYDLKDSCRQIREAFQAIVAGGCIPLTMGGDHTITYPILQAVAKKHGPVGLVHVDAHTDTADQALGEKIYHGTPFRRCVDEGLLDCKRVAQIGIRGSSNTRDPYRYCWDQGFRVVLVEDCWMKSLVPLMAEVRKQMGDGPVYISFDIDGIDPAYAPGTGTPEIAGLTPAQALEIIRGCQGLNIVGCDLVEVAPMYDLSGNTALLGANLLFEMLCALPEVKRT comes from the exons ATGGCGTCCCTCCGCTTGTTGGGGCGCAAAGTCCAGTTTCAGATGCTGGTTTGCAAGAAGAACTCCTTTCTTGGTGCTCGGGGACTCTCCGGAACGTTCCCGGCAGCCAACTTCAAATCTCCCTGCGGCCAAAGTAGCCGAGAAGTTAGGACTGAGGCTGGCTCAGTTCGGCCTGGCTCCCTTCCCGGATCCCGCTTGAGAAGCATCTTCTCTGAGCGGTTTGCCCCACAGCGCTCCTTCTCTGGCTTCAACCTACCTCCCAGCTCGGAGTTGGTGGCTAGGCCGGTGGGGATATGTTCCCTCTTCAAGCTGCCCATCCGGACCACGGCGGAGGGTCTTGATGCCGCTTTTGTGGGGGTTCCCCTGGACACAGGCACCTCCAACCGTCCTGGGGCCAG GTTTGGCCCACGCCATATTAGAGCCGAATCAGTGTTAGTGAGGCCGTTCAACCCAAGCACTGGAGCGTCCCCGTTTCATTCTCTTAAGGTCGCCGATATCGGGGACGTGAACGTCAACCTTTACGACCTGAAGGACAGCTGCAGGCAGATCCGAGAAGCCTTCCAGGCGATCGTGGCGGGCGGCTGCATCCCCCTCACGATGG GCGGAGACCACACGATAACGTACCCCATCCTGCAGGCCGTTGCAAAGAA GCATGGCCCCGTGGGGCTGGTGCATGTGGATGCCCACACGGACACAGCAGACCAAGCGCTGGGGGAGAAGATCTACCATGGTACGCCGTTCCGACGCTGTGTGGACGAAGGGCTCTTGGACTGCAAACGGGTCGCTCAGATTGGGATCCGAGGCTCTTCCAACACGCGCGACCCTTATCGGTATTGCTGGGATCAG GGCTTCCGAGTGGTCTTAGTGGAAGACTGCTGGATGAAGTCGCTGGTCCCGTTGATGGCCGAAGTGAGGAAGCAGATGGGAGACGGGCCGGTCTATATCAGCTTCGATATTGACGGAATTGACCCTGCCTATGCTCCGGGCACTGGGACACCAGAAATTGCGGGTCTTACGCCTGCCCAG GCGCTGGAGATCATTCGGGGCTGCCAAGGGCTTAATATCGTCGGTTGCGACCTTGTTGAAGTGGCTCCCATGTACGACCTTTCTG GCAACacggctcttctgggagctaatcTGCTCTTTGAAATGCTGTGTGCCCTTCCTGAAGTGAAGAGGACATGA
- the PINK1 gene encoding serine/threonine-protein kinase PINK1, mitochondrial yields the protein MALRQALGKGLRLGRGLLSRCFGWGAPVPGPPPPPLPRLPAVLLRQPAPLLPGRAGFLRAAADRLGLRRVPFRQLAARVSAGPYPRRRLGLAFSLGLALLEPALAQRRQADEACKDIQTIFTQRKKTQKDPLGLFRQRGFKLEEYSIGQPIGKGCSAAVYEATIPSSAFCKASGEPNSEDGGHDGGSETKAADARQARYWRAGFPLAIKMMWNISAGSSSEAILHTMSQELVPARGSALSGEFGVVACPRKLGIGKKRLKPHPNIVQVLRAFTSHVPLLPGAMVDYPDVLPASLYPSGIGHSRTLFLVMKNYPCTLRQYLREKAPDTHLGTMMILQLLEGVDHLVRQGVAHRDLKSDNILVEFDPAGCPWLVITDFGCCLADEKIGLKLPFTSWYVDRGGNGCLMAPEVLAASPGPGVVIDYTKTDAWAVGAIAYEILGARNPFYGSGGSSLESRSYREEELPTLPETAPLEVRKLVRALLCRDPKKRLSARVAANVLHLSLWGEGLLSLKDLRPDKMIGWLLHQSAATLLMDGLGDGNRVETRLKRCFLANLEYEDLWEAVALLRSWKNTLAG from the exons ATGGCGTTGCGGCAGGCGCTGGGCAAGGGGCTGCGGCTGGGCCGGGGGCTGCTGTCGCGCTGCTTCGGCTGGGGGGCGCCGGTTCCCGGGCCTCCGCCGCCACCACTGCCGCGACTCCCGGCCGTCCTCCTCCGCCAGCCCGCGCCGCTGCTGCCAGGCCGGGCGGGCTTCTTACGGGCGGCCGCGGACCGGCTGGGCCTCCGCCGGGTGCCCTTCCGCCAGCTGGCCGCCCGCGTCTCGGCCGGCCCTTACCCCCGCCGCCGCCTGGGCCTGGCCTTCAGCCTCGGGCTGGCGCTGCTGGAGCCGGCGCTGGCGCAGCGGAGGCAGGCGGACGAGGCCTGCAAGGACATCCAG ACAATATTTACACAGAGGAAAAAGACTCAGAAAGACCCCCTGGGCTTGTTCCGCCAGCGAGGCTTCAAACTGGAAGAGTACTCCATCGGCCAGCCGATCGGCAAAGGCTGCAGTGCGGCAGTGTACGAAGCGACAATTCCTTCATCGGCCTTCTGCAAAGCGAGTGGCGAGCCAAACTCTGAAGATGGCGGCCATGACGGTGGTTCCGAGACCAAGGCGGCGGATGCTCGGCAAGCCCGTTACTGGAGAGCCGGCTTCCCACTGGCTATCAAGATGATGTGGAACATTTCG GCTGGTTCCTCAAGTGAAGCCATCCTCCACACCATGTCACAGGAGCTTGTTCCCGCCCGGGGTTCTGCTTTGTCTGGAGAATTTGGAGTTGTCGCCTGCCCCAG GaaacttggcattgggaagaagcGGCTGAAACCTCACCCAAACATCGTCCAGGTGCTCCGAGCATTCACGTCTCATGTCCCACTGCTCCCAGGTGCAATGGTAGACTACCCAGATGttctgcctgcctctttgtaTCCCTCTGGAATCGGACACAGCCGCACACTCTTCCTGGTGATGAAAAA CTATCCATGCACTCTGCGCCAGTATCTCCGGGAGAAGGCTCCCGACACCCACCTGGGCACCATGATGATCCTGCAACTGCTCGAAGGGGTGGACCACCTCGTTCGACAAGGAGTGGCTCACAGGGATTTGAAGTCGGACAACATCCTAGTCGAATTTGACCCTG CCGGATGCCCATGGCTGGTGATCACAGATTTTGGCTGTTGTTTGGCTGACGAAAAAATTGggctgaagctgccttttaccaGCTGGTACGTGGATCGTGGCGGCAACGGCTGCCTCATGGCACCAGAG GTGCTCGCCGCTTCCCCTGGTCCAGGTGTCGTGATCGATTACACCAAAACAGACGCCTGGGCAGTTGGTGCGATTGCGTACGAGATCCTCGGGGCGCGTAACCCGTTCTACGGCAGCGGGGGATCGTCGCTCGAAAGCAGGAGCTACCGGGAGGAGGAGCTGCCCACCTTGCCCGAGACCGCGCCCCTGGAAGTGAGGAAGCTGGTCAGGGCGCTGCTTTGCCGAGATCCGAAGAAG AGGCTCTCAGCCAGAGTCGCGGCCAACGTGCTCCACCTGAGCCTGTGGGGTGAAGGCCTGCTCAGCCTCAAGGACTTGCGTCCTGAtaagatgattggctggcttctTCACCAGTCAGCCGCCACCTTATTGATGGACGGACTCGGAGACGGAAACCGGGTCGAGACCAGGCTAAAGAGGTGCTTCTTGGCAAACCTGGAGTACGAAGATCTCTGGGAAGCAGTGGCTTTGCTCCGCTCCTGGAAAAACACGCTGGCAGGATGA